A single window of Nicotiana sylvestris chromosome 5, ASM39365v2, whole genome shotgun sequence DNA harbors:
- the LOC104216652 gene encoding AT-hook motif nuclear-localized protein 6-like has translation MEEKEGLNSSGFTIRSDEASENYKMAPRNETTNGFSGLVAAVTPVNPVSMATPSTEVKKKRGRPKKYGPDGSVNTALSPMPISASIPLSGDFSGWKNSGSRPVESFQKKQKFELSSPGERVPYSAAANFSPHIGYSGGANFTPHVITVNAGEDVAMKIISFAQQGSRAICVLAANGAISNVTLGQPNSSGGTLTYEGRFEILSLTGSYMSSDNGVTKTRTGGMSVSLSGPDGRVIGGGLAGMLIAAGPIQVVIGSFIPGHQQEQEPKKQRFEHATTFAAIPATTSVYEERTTEAYNRPSHNFTSSTPFPVDNTVSLNSIHSSRISALVNNISMRGEESNKEQGPSS, from the exons ATGGAGGAGAAGGAAGGGCTTAATAGTTCAGGGTTTACAATTAGAAGCGATGAAGCTTCTGAAAATTACAAAATGGCCCCAAGGAATGAAACTACCAATGGATTTAGTGGATTAGTGGCTGCGGTCACACCAGTAAATCCAGTGAGTATGGCGACGCCATCTacagaagtgaagaagaagaggggAAGGCCTAAGAAATATGGACCAGATGGTTCTGTAAACACTGCATTATCACCAATGCCAATATCAGCTTCAATCCCACTTTCAGGAGATTTTTCAGGTTGGAAAAACAGTGGAAGCCGCCCGGTTGAGTCCTTCCAAAAGAAGCAGAAGTTTGAGCTTTCAAGTCCAG GGGAGAGGGTGCCATACTCTGCTGCGGCAAATTTTTCACCACATATTGGATACTCTGGTGGTGCAAACTTTACACCACATGTGATCACTGTTAATGCTGGCGAG GATGTCGCAATGAAAATCATTTCATTTGCTCAGCAAGGGTCTAGAGCTATTTGTGTGTTGGCTGCCAATGGCGCAATTTCAAATGTTACACTTGGTCAGCCAAATTCATCTGGTGGAACTCTGACCTATGAG GGTCGATTTGAAATTCTCTCTCTGACAGGATCGTATATGTCTAGTGATAATGGAGTAACAAAAACCAGAACTGGTGGGATGAGTGTGTCCCTCTCAGGCCCTGACGGTCGAGTTATTGGAGGTGGACTTGCCGGCATGTTGATAGCAGCTGGTCCTATTCAG GTTGTTATTGGGAGCTTTATTCCTGGTCACCAGCAAGAGCAGGAGCCCAAGAAGCAGAGGTTCGAGCATGCAACTACTTTCGCTGCTATTCCTGCAACTACTTCCGTTTATGAAGAACGAACTACTGAAGCTTACAATAGGCCAAGTCACAATTTTACTTCTTCTACTCCCTTTCCTGTGGATAACACGGTATCACTGAACTCCATACATAGCTCAAGAATCTCTGCATTAGTAAACAATATTTCTATGCGTGGAGAAGAATCTAATAAAGAGCAAGGTCCATCATCTTGA